From Medicago truncatula cultivar Jemalong A17 chromosome 7, MtrunA17r5.0-ANR, whole genome shotgun sequence, a single genomic window includes:
- the LOC25499411 gene encoding mitochondrial fission protein ELM1 isoform X2: MSEMLDGAIRRVVVIGNGFAGAENQSIGLVRALGLSNHISLYRVTRPQGGINRWFKWLPVSIHKKLDSVIRKFCGNSRFLSLNHNVGISSILEADAHSIAKMARQTFYKEGPLLVVASGRDTINVATSIKRLASDNVFLVQIQHPRFLLNRFDLIITPRHDYYPLTPHAQRQLPWFLRRWVTPWEPPGRNVVLTVGALHQADSAALRVAASAWHNELATLPKPLLVVNIGGPAGNCPYGVDLAKNLVVMLQNVLWSCGTMRISFSRRTPEKISKILVKEFSTNPKVQIWDGEGPNPHMGHLAWADAFVITADSVSMLSEACSTGYVRSACIS; the protein is encoded by the exons ATGTCTGAGATGTTAGACGGTGCAATTCGACGAGTTGTTGTGATCGGAAACGGCTTCGCCGGCGCTGAGAATCAGAGCATTGGATTGGTTCGTGCTCTCGGTCTCTCCAATCACATTTCCTTATAC CGCGTGACGAGGCCACAAGGAGGAATCAATAGATGGTTTAAATGGCTTCCAGtttcaattcataaaaaattagacTCCGTTATTAGAAAATTTTGTGGTAATTCAAGATTTCTATCACTGAATCATAACGTTGGTATATCTAGTATATTAGAAGCCGATGCTCACAGCATTGCAAAAATGGCTCGTCAAACATTTTACAA GGAAGGTCCTTTGTTGGTTGTTGCGTCTGGACGAGACACTATTAATGTTGCCACTTCCATTAAACGGTTAGCTTCAGACAATGTTTTTCTTGTTCAG ATACAACATCCAAGGTTCCTCCTGAATAGGTTTGATCTTATAATCACTCCTCGACATGATTATTATCCCCTGACTCCTCACGCCCAACGGCAATTACCTTGGTTTCTTCGGAGGTGGGTTACTCCATGGGAACCTCCAGGTCGCAATGTG GTCCTTACTGTGGGAGCACTTCATCAAGCTGATTCTGCTGCTCTTAGGGTTGCTGCTTCTGCTTGGCATAATGAGTTAGCTACACTGCCAAAGCCCTTGCTTGTGGTTAACATCGGGGGACCTGCAG GCAATTGTCCCTATGGTGTGGATCTGGCAAAGAATTTAGTGGTTATGCTTCAGAATGTTCTATGGAGCTGTGGTACAATGAGAATATCTTTCTCTAGAAGAACTCCTGAGAAG ATCTCCAAAATTTTGGTCAAAGAATTTTCCACAAATCCAAAGGTCCAAATATGGGATGGAGAAG gTCCAAATCCACATATGGGACATCTGGCCTGGGCTGATGCCTTTGTTATCACAGCTGATTCAGTCAGTATGTTGAGTGAGGCCTGCAGTACTGGGTATGTAAGATCAGCATGCATCTCATGA
- the LOC25499411 gene encoding mitochondrial fission protein ELM1 isoform X1 — protein MSEMLDGAIRRVVVIGNGFAGAENQSIGLVRALGLSNHISLYRVTRPQGGINRWFKWLPVSIHKKLDSVIRKFCGNSRFLSLNHNVGISSILEADAHSIAKMARQTFYKEGPLLVVASGRDTINVATSIKRLASDNVFLVQIQHPRFLLNRFDLIITPRHDYYPLTPHAQRQLPWFLRRWVTPWEPPGRNVVLTVGALHQADSAALRVAASAWHNELATLPKPLLVVNIGGPAGNCPYGVDLAKNLVVMLQNVLWSCGTMRISFSRRTPEKISKILVKEFSTNPKVQIWDGEGPNPHMGHLAWADAFVITADSVSMLSEACSTGKPVYVIGAELCTWKFADFQNSLQKQGVARPFTGMENITESWYYPPLNDTAEAASQVIAALAQRGWTIRA, from the exons ATGTCTGAGATGTTAGACGGTGCAATTCGACGAGTTGTTGTGATCGGAAACGGCTTCGCCGGCGCTGAGAATCAGAGCATTGGATTGGTTCGTGCTCTCGGTCTCTCCAATCACATTTCCTTATAC CGCGTGACGAGGCCACAAGGAGGAATCAATAGATGGTTTAAATGGCTTCCAGtttcaattcataaaaaattagacTCCGTTATTAGAAAATTTTGTGGTAATTCAAGATTTCTATCACTGAATCATAACGTTGGTATATCTAGTATATTAGAAGCCGATGCTCACAGCATTGCAAAAATGGCTCGTCAAACATTTTACAA GGAAGGTCCTTTGTTGGTTGTTGCGTCTGGACGAGACACTATTAATGTTGCCACTTCCATTAAACGGTTAGCTTCAGACAATGTTTTTCTTGTTCAG ATACAACATCCAAGGTTCCTCCTGAATAGGTTTGATCTTATAATCACTCCTCGACATGATTATTATCCCCTGACTCCTCACGCCCAACGGCAATTACCTTGGTTTCTTCGGAGGTGGGTTACTCCATGGGAACCTCCAGGTCGCAATGTG GTCCTTACTGTGGGAGCACTTCATCAAGCTGATTCTGCTGCTCTTAGGGTTGCTGCTTCTGCTTGGCATAATGAGTTAGCTACACTGCCAAAGCCCTTGCTTGTGGTTAACATCGGGGGACCTGCAG GCAATTGTCCCTATGGTGTGGATCTGGCAAAGAATTTAGTGGTTATGCTTCAGAATGTTCTATGGAGCTGTGGTACAATGAGAATATCTTTCTCTAGAAGAACTCCTGAGAAG ATCTCCAAAATTTTGGTCAAAGAATTTTCCACAAATCCAAAGGTCCAAATATGGGATGGAGAAG gTCCAAATCCACATATGGGACATCTGGCCTGGGCTGATGCCTTTGTTATCACAGCTGATTCAGTCAGTATGTTGAGTGAGGCCTGCAGTACTGG GAAGCCTGTGTATGTAATCGGAGCAGAATTGTGTACATGGAAGTTTGCTGACTTCCAAAACTCTTTGCAGAAGCAAGGAGTTGCTCGACCATTCACTGGGATGGAAAAT ATAACTGAAAGCTGGTATTATCCTCCACTGAATGACACTGCAGAAGCTGCTAGTCAAGTGATTGCTGCTCTTGCTCAGCGAGGATGGACTATTCGTGCATAA
- the LOC25499410 gene encoding peptidyl-prolyl cis-trans isomerase CYP18-2, which yields MWASAEGGAPEVTLETSMGSFTVELYYKHAPRTSRNFIELSRRGYYDNVKFHRIIKDFIVQGGDPTGTGRGGESIYGAKFEDEIKQELKHTGAGILSMANAGPNTNGSQFFITLAPCPSLDGKHTIFGRVSRGMEIIKRLGSVQTDNNDRPIHDVKILRTSVKD from the exons ATGTGGGCAAGCGCAGAAGGTGGTGCTCCGGAGGTTACTCTAGAAACTTCCATGGGTTCATTCACCGTCgag tTGTACTACAAGCATGCACCTAGAACTTCTAGGAACTTCATTGAACTATCTCGTAGAGGTTATTACGACAACGTTAAGTTCCACAGAATCATTAAG GATTTCATAGTACAAGGTGGAGATCCCACTGGGACAGGAAGAGGAGGAGAATCAATTTATGG TGCTAAATTTGAAGATGAGATTAAACAAGAGTTGAAGCACACTGGAGCTGGTATTTTATCAATGGCTAATGCTGGCCCTAATACTAATGGTAGTCAGTTCTTTATTACTCTCGCACCGTGCCCCTCTCTTGATG GAAAACACACAATATTCGGAAGAGTAAGTCGGGGAATGGAAATCATCAAAAGACTTGGCAGTGTCCAAACAGATAACAATGACAG GCCCATTCATGATGTGAAGATACTACGGACATCAGTCAAGGATTGA
- the LOC25499413 gene encoding small RNA-binding protein 11, chloroplastic, which yields MNYISMASITKIVGYNNSVSPFLLTFRRAIAFKLFVGGLSFHTTEKTLSDAFSNYGQVVEAKVITDRISEKSKGYGFVTFASQDEAEKAITEMNEKALNGRVVFVDYAKPDTKRSMGMPIARGPPEDLNKQHTTDSPQDA from the exons ATGAATTACATCTCCATGGCGTCGATCACAAAAATAGTCGGCTACAATAATTCCGTATCTCCGTTTCTCCTCACTTTCCGCAGAGCTATTGCTTTCAAGCTTTTCGTTGgag GACTTTCTTTTCACACAACAGAGAAAACTTTGTCAGATGCATTCTCAAATTATGGACAAGTTGTTGAAG CTAAAGTTATAACAGATAGGATTTCAGAGAAATCTAAAGGGTATGGTTTTGTTACTTTTGCTTCACAAGATGAAGCTGAGAAGGCCATAACAGAGATGAATGAAAAG GCACTAAACGGACGTGTTGTCTTCGTTGATTACGCAAAACCAGATACTAAACGCAGCATGGGAATGCCGATTGCCAGAGGACCTCCTGAAGATCTGAACAAACAACATACAACGGATTCTCCTCAAGACGCATGA
- the LOC25499412 gene encoding mRNA-decapping enzyme-like protein: MSQTKKLTPNLDQHSTKMLNLTVLQRMDPFIDEILFTAAHVSFYDFNIETNQWSRKDVEGSLFVVKRNAQPRFQFIVMNRRNTDNLVENLLDFEYELKKPYLLYRNASQEVNGIWFYNPEECEEVANLFNRILNAYPKALPNATMSSNKSEFEEHDQVSAINESAIETSSAAVAATDAVEDSVFTNFFNTCKITGPYASNVESFHQPYHSASVTSTVPGGFLSPVPSIQIPSTSLETINSGTQVTNLVKPSTFLASNSLLPLIPPISSPMPPSAAVHHTQNLPRQYGTPLLQPFPPPNPPSSLTPISSSMPNRPVISRDKVRDALVSLVQDDKFIDMMFQTLLKMHNS, from the exons ATGTCTCAGACTAAGAAATTAACGCCGAATCTGGATCAACACAGCACGAAGATGCTCAATCTCACTGTGCTCCAACGCATGGATCCATTCATCGATGAGATTCTCTTCACCGCCGCACATGTTTCCTTCTATGATTTCAACATCGAAACTAATCAGTGGAGTCGCAAAGATGTTGAAGGATCTCTGTTTGTTGTTAAGAG GAATGCTCAACCGCGGTTTCAGTTTATTGTGATGAATCGTCGAAATACAG ATAATCTGGTGGAGAATCTTTTGGATTTTGAGTATGAACTGAAAAAGCCATACTTGTTATATCGGAATGCGTCGCAAGAAGTTAATGGTATATGGTTTTACAATCCAGAAGAATGTGAAGAAGTTGCAAATCTCTTTAATAG GATTCTTAATGCATACCCAAAGGCACTTCCAAATGCAACGATGTCTTCAAACAAAAG TGAGTTTGAGGAACATGACCAAGTGTCAGCCATAAATGAAAGCGCTATCGAGACGTCTTCTGCTGCTGTTGCTGCAACTGATGCTGTTGAAGATTCTGTATTCACAAATTTCTTCAAT ACATGTAAGATTACTGGACCTTATGCTTCAAATGTAGAAAGTTTTCACCAGCCCTACCATTCTGCAAGTGTCACTTCTACTGTTCCTGGTGGTTTTTTGTCTCCTGTACCTTCTATTCAAATACCTTCTACCTCTCTTGAAACAATCAACAGTGGCACTCAGGTCACTAATCTTGTTAAGCCTTCTACTTTTCTTGCATCCAACTCCTTATTACCATTAATACCACCTATTTCTTCACCCATGCCACCTAGTGCAGCTGTTCATCATACCCAGAATCTGCCACGCCAATACGGCACTCCGCTGCTCCAACCCTTCCCACCACCTAATCCCCCTTCTTCTCTTACCCCCATTTCCAGCTCTATGCCAAATAGACCGGTTATCAGCAGGGATAAAGTCCGCGATGCACTTGTATCACTGGTTCAG GATGATAAATTCATTGACATGATGTTCCAGACATTATTGAAGATGCATAATTCATGA
- the LOC25499408 gene encoding vacuolar protein sorting-associated protein 55 homolog: MFSSSILLQILACAIYNNWWPMLSALMYVLVPMPCLFFGGGSTQFLISRDGGGWMDAAKFLTGASSMGSIAIPIILRHAHMIETGAMLIELVSFFIFICTVMCFHQASLDDDW, translated from the exons ATGTTTTCATCGAGCATCTTGCTACAGATTCTG GCATGTGCAATATACAACAATTGGTGGCCCATGTTATCAG CTCTGATGTATGTGCTGGTACCTATGCCTTGCTTATTCTTTGGAGGTGGGTCCACTCAATTTCTAATCAGTCGTGATGGTGGGGG TTGGATGGATGCTGCAAAGTTTTTGACTGGAGCATCATCTATGGGGAGCATAGCCATTCCTATAATCCTTAGGCATGCACACATGATTGAGACCGGAGCAATGCTCATTGAGCTTGTATCGTTCTTCATATTTATATGTACTGTTATGTGTTTCCACCAAGCGAGCCTTGACGATGATTGGTAA